In Nasonia vitripennis strain AsymCx chromosome 2, Nvit_psr_1.1, whole genome shotgun sequence, a genomic segment contains:
- the LOC100118067 gene encoding pre-mRNA-splicing factor syf1 homolog: MLLANKIQDKMEPEQHYVFHNEEDLLYEEEILRNAYSVKHWWRYIDHLRTTQSPNLNVVYERALKELPGSYKLWYAYLRHRVKQLVGRPINDPLYEVVNNAFERALVFMHKMPRIWMDYCTLMTEQGYITRTRHIFDRALRALPITQHHRIWPLYIDFVKRHNVHEMAVRVFRRYLKLAPEETEEYIDYLISIERLDEAAMKLANIVNQDDFVSKHGKSKHQLWNELCDLISKNPTKIKSLNVDAIIRGGLRRYTDQAGPLWNALADYYVRSGLFERARDIYEEAIQTVTTVRDFSQVFDAYAQFEELSLKKRMEEAAENPTEDDDIDLELRLARFENLMERRLLLLNSVSLRQNPHNVLDWHKRVELYEGQPHEIINTYTEAVQTIQPQLAVGKLHSLWVAFAKFYEKNDQISDARTVFEKAVMVPYLKVDDLASVWCEWAEMEIRHGFYKEALRLMHRATAMPSRKVAYHDESETVQKRVYKNLKVWSMYADLEESFGTFKTCKAVYDKIIELKIATPQIIINYGLFLEENNYFEEAFRAYEKGISLFKWPNVFDIWNTYLTKFLKRYGGTKLERTRDLFEQCLEHCPPKHAKALYLLYAKLEEEHGLARHAMSVYERATGAVLPEERFEMFNIYIKKAADIYGVPKTRQIYEKAIEVLSEENTREMCLRFAEMEKKLGEVDRARAIYAHCSQICDPRITNNFWQTWKEFEVSHGNEDTMREMLRIKRSVQAMYNTQINMMAAQMLNNQTNDSMDAMKLLDNRASESALANDVIRPSQTINFVRGATEGGKSASKVVNPDEIDIDMDVDDEDGEENDNDSEGGEMEEDVPIEKQIIPSQVFGSLKNEDD, translated from the exons ATGCTACTTGCGAATAAAATCCAGGATAAAATGGAACCTGAGCAACACTACGTTTTT CACAATGAGGAGGATCTACTATATGAGGAAGAAATTTTGAGGAATGCCTATTCGGTAAAGCACTGGTGGCGTTACATAGATCATCTGAGAACTACACAAAGTCCAAATTTAAATGTTGTATACGAACGAGCTCTCAAAGAGTTACCAGGAAG TTACAAACTATGGTACGCTTATTTGAGACATCGAGTAAAGCAGTTGGTAGGGCGTCCCATTAATGATCCACTTTATGAAGTTGTAAATAATGCATTCGAGAGAGCCTTGGTGTTTATGCATAAAATGCCAAGAATATGGATGGACTACTGTACATTGATGACGGAGCAAGGCTACATTACTCGAACTCGACATATTTTTGATCGTGCTCTTAGAGCTCTTCCAATCACACAACATCATAGAATATGGCCTTTATACATAGACTTTGTAAAGAGGCATAATGTACATGAGATGGCAGTCAGGGTATTCAGAAGATATTTAAAG TTGGCACCAGAAGAAACAGAAGAGTATATAGATTATCTCATTTCTATAGAAAGGTTGGATGAGGCAGCTATGAAACTTGCTAACATTGTGAATCAGGATGATTTTGTGTCCAAGCATGGAAAATCTAAACACCAATTGTGGAATGAACTTTGTGACCTTATCTCTAAGAAtcctacaaaaataaaatcactCAATGTAGATGCTATTATTAGAGGAGGTTTAAGGCGTTACACAGATCAAGCTGGTCCACTATGGAATGCGTTAGCCGATTATTACGTTCGTAGTGGGCTCTTTGAAAGA GCAAGAGACATATACGAGGAAGCTATACAGACTGTGACAACTGTCAGAGATTTCTCACAAGTTTTTGATGCTTATGCACAATTTGAAGAGCTGAgtctaaaaaaaagaatggaAGAAGCTGCTGAAAATCCAACTGAAGATG ATGATATTGACTTAGAATTGCGCTTGgcaagatttgaaaatttgatgGAGAGAAGACTGTTATTGCTGAATTCTGTTTCGTTGCGACAAAATCCACATAATGTTCTAGATTGGCATAAACGCGTGGAGCTCTATGAGGGTCAACCACACGAG ATTATCAATACGTATACTGAAGCTGTACAAACAATTCAACCACAATTAGCCGTTGGAAAATTGCACAGTCTGTGGGTGGCATTCGCGAAGTTCTATGAGAAAAATGACCAAATTTCGGATGCAAGAACGGTATTCGAAAAAGCGGTTATGGTTCCCTATTTAAAAGTTGATGATTTAGCTTCAGTATGGTGTGAATGGGCTGAAATGGAAATCAGACATgg cTTTTACAAAGAGGCTCTAAGACTTATGCACCGCGCAACTGCGATGCCGTCAAGGAAAGTTGCTTACCACGATGAAAGTGAAACTGTACAAAAGagagtatataaaaatttgaaagttTGGTCCATGTATGCTGATCTAGAAGAATCTTTTGGTACATTCAAG ACTTGCAAGGCGGTTTATGATAAAATTATCGAATTGAAAATAGCTACTCCCCAAATCATTATAAATTATGGGTTATTCTTGGAAGAGAATAATTACTTTGAAGAGGCGTTTAGA gCATATGAGAAAGGCATTTCGCTCTTTAAATGGCCAAATGTCTTTGATATTTGGAATacttatttaacaaaattccTGAAACGTTATGGTGGAACAAAATTGGAAAGAACCAGAGATCTCTTTGAACAATGTCTAGAGCATTGCCCTCCAAAACATGCAAAAG ctttATACCTTTTATACGCAAAGCTGGAAGAAGAACATGGTTTGGCAAGACACGCCATGTCCGTATATGAAAGAGCAACAGGTGCTGTTTTGCCTGAAGAACGCTTTGAG atGTTCAATATTTACATCAAGAAGGCCGCCGATATTTATGGCGTTCCTAAAACGCGACAAATTTACGAAAAAGCGATTGAGGTTTTGAGTGAAGAAAATACAAGGGAAATGTGCTTACGATTTGCAGAAATGGAAAAGAAATTAGGAGAAGTGGACCGGGCGAGAGCCATATATGCCCACTGCAGTCAGATATGCGATCCTAGA ATTACAAACAACTTTTGGCAAACATGGAAAGAGTTTGAAGTGAGTCATGGTAATGAAGATACCATGCGggaaatgctgagaataaaaCGAAGTGTACAAGCAATGTACAACACTCAAATAAACATGATGGCTGCCCAAATGTTAAATAATCAAACGAATGATTCAATGGATGCCATGAAACTTCTAGACAACCGAGCTTCTGAAAGTG cTTTAGCAAACGATGTTATTCGTCCATCACAAACGATTAACTTTGTCCGTGGAGCTACGGAAGGAGGCAAAAGTGCTTCCAAAGTCGTTAATCCAGATGAAATTGACATTGATATGGATGTTGATGATGAAGACGGCGAAGAAAATGATAATGACAGCGAAGGTGGTGAAATGGAAGAAG atgTACCAATTGAAAAGCAGATTATTCCTTCTCAAGTATTTGGTAGTTTAAAGAACGAAGATGATTAA
- the LOC100118031 gene encoding F-box only protein 42 — translation MQCKIDDLPDEILEYILSLIPPYKDLQECMYVSKRWCQATKNVIEHSRAHFQKSVAYGSLFWNSWSAGTHWTPTIGKRHSHSACTYDNSMYVFGGCTAACTTFNDLWKLDLDTRKWVRPITMGSYPSPKACATMLYYKKSFILFGGWSHPSPYPLHQQWKLFNELHVYSIESNRWIAINGLETPPPTSAHSASIHGNLMVVFGGVASGYSSNDVWCLNLDSYCWKKQATSSLKPQPRYGQSQIPLDDKHLLILGGCTGPNVAMNDAWLLTMEDPIWTWKKVNMRHTESAPTRIWCHQACKVGNYIIVLSKKKRLSQPSGMSISVGKPANPPHTSNIPFRERQRSLREIDRDENVNGRRGYLQRSRNALSNPISPNVPLPVYDSTLSMAAFRDEPVRTNSSANRQKQLESLRRMEERLQNRKAQSKAAKKTENTLAIFVLDISNILCDECSASWVPLKQSDQTGPDERILYSLVLGRGELIVFGGIRKEQATIQGQTDIDDSQVFNDLHFINPPKYVI, via the exons ATGCAATGTAAAATTGACGATTTACCAGATGAAATTTTGGAGTATATTTTGAGTTTGATACCACCTTACAAAGATCTTCAAGAATGTATGTATGTCTCGAAAAGATGGTGTCAAGCGACTAAAA ATGTGATTGAGCATAGCAGAGCTCATTTCCAAAAGTCAGTTGCTTACGGTTCTTTGTTTTGGAACTCATGGTCTGCTGGTACACATTGGACACCTACAATTGGCAAAAGACATTCTCATTCTGCTTGTACCTACGATAACTCTATGTATGTATTTGGTGGATGCACAGCTGCTTGTACAACATTCAATGATTTGTGGAAACTAGATCTCGACACTCGAAAATGGGTCAGGCCTATTACGATGGGTAGTTATCCATCACCAAAAGCGTGTGCTACAatgttatattataaaaaaagcttcatACTATTTGGTGGCTGGTCGCACCCATCTCCATATCCTTTGCATCAG CAATGGAAGCTTTTTAATGAATTGCATGTATATTCAATTGAATCTAATCGGTGGATAGCAATCAATGGATTAGAAACACCTCCTCCTACATCTGCTCATTCAGCCTCTATTCATGGAAACCTTATGGTTGTATTTGGAGGTGTAGCTAGTGGATACAG TTCAAATGATGTTTGGTGTTTAAACTTGGATTCATACTGTTGGAAGAAACAGGCAACATCTAGTTTAAAACCTCAGCCTCGTTATGGTCAATCACAAATTCCTCTAGATGATAAACATTTATTAATACTTG GTGGCTGTACTGGTCCAAATGTTGCGATGAATGATGCTTGGTTGTTGACAATGGAAGATCCTATTTGGACATGGAAAAAAGTAAACATGCGTCATACTGAATCTGCACCAACGCGTATTTGGTGTCATCAAGCATGCAAG GTTGGAAATTATATAATCGTTTTAAGCAAGAAGAAAAGACTTTCACAACCTAGTGGAATGAGTATATCTGTAGGAAAACCAGCAAATCCACCACATACATCAAATATACCGTTCCGAGAGAG ACAACGATCGTTAAGAGAGATAGATCGAGATGAAAACGTGAACGGACGTCGAGGCTATTTACAAAGGTCAAGGAATGCACTATCCAATCCGATATCGCCAAATGTACCTCTGCCAGTATATGATAGTACATTAAGTATGGCAGCTTTTCGGGATGAACCTGTTCGAACAAATTCTTCGGCAAACCGTCAAAAACAATTAGAATCCCTTCGACGCATGGAAGAAAGACTTCAAAATCGCAAAGCGCAATCTAAAGCTgctaaaaaaacagaaaatacACTAGCCATATTTGTATTGGATATAAGTAATATATTATGTGATGAGTGCTCTGCATCCTGGGTACCTCTTAAACAAAGTGATCAAACAGGCCCAGATGAAAGAATACTTTATTCCCTAGTTCTTGGAAGAGGAGAGTTAATAGTATTTGGAGGTATCAGAAAAGAACAGGCGACAATACAAGGTCAAACTGACATTGATGATTCTCAAGTCTTCAATGATCTTCATTTTATAAATCCGCCTAAATATGTTATATAA
- the LOC100117996 gene encoding geranylgeranyl transferase type-2 subunit alpha, which translates to MHGRVKVRTTAEQEKIKQAERQKKAVEFKKGVELVFEKRKKQKWDDEILLITEKLLVRHPDVYTLWNIRRETFLNNNWSDEERIEKLEKELSLTESSLRENPKSYCVWHQRTWVIEHLPNPNWKREIDLCNKCLNLDERNFHCWDYRRFIASKANVPDTEELEFTTTKILNNFSNYSSWHLRSKILQKLYPSNVHDLPIRADKHDEELDLVMNATFTDPNDSSAWFYHRWLLDYWKSPLKLWRAVLTKTTLTAAFHKEVPCDFELFLNDKKYECEWKSANGKNVSAAWYAVFEKALDDDYKKIFLKFEGNHHEFKPSIKSSSEWIYESTTLSGNHNNPKLNEQLENYQTLAKMEPCNKWARLTSIHLMLNINPIGDNSKIIKEFGELIRIDPLRANYYKDMCSKYTLYYNLNPIDVEPDGSDNACDINLSNLELTSISSQEPYLTFYREVNFSNNCIENRLHQLYTLQQCVKLDLSKNNISSIKSFPTLHNLRVLLLHENQINNYEEVCDLIQRHNLTKIDLQGNPFLDKESLVSKIKNISSDVEVVA; encoded by the exons ATG CACGGAAGGGTCAAGGTACGTACTACCGCTGAACAGGAAAAAATCAAGCAAGCTGAGAGACAGAAAAAAGCAGTAGAGTTCAAGAAGGGGGTGGAATTAGTTTTTGAAAAG agaaaaaagcaaaaatggGACGATGAAATACTTTTGATAACAGAAAAATTACTTGTGCGACATCCAGATGTTTATACATTGTGGAATATAAGAAGAGAGacatttttaaacaataactG GTCTGATGAAGAACGTATAGAAAAATTAGAGAAGGAGCTTTCACTCACAGAATCAAGTTTAAGAGAAAATCCGAAATCATACTGTGTTTGGCATCAACGTACATGGGTTATCGAGCATTTACCAAATCCAAATTGGAAGAGAGAAATAGATTTGTGTAACAAATGTTTGAATCTAGatgaaagaaatt TTCATTGTTGGGACTACAGAAGATTTATAGCAAGCAAGGCCAATGTGCCAGATACTGAAGAATTAGAGTTCACTACtactaaaatattaaataatttttcaaactattCTTCATGGCATCTTAGGagcaaaatattacaaaagttATACCCAAGTAATGTTCATGATCTGCCTATTAGAGCTGATAAACATGACGAAG AACTTGATCTTGTTATGAATGCAACTTTTACTGATCCAAATGATTCAAGTGCCTGGTTTTATCATAGATGGTTACTAGATTATTGGAAATCTCCGCTGAAATTGTGGAGAGCAGTATTAACAAAAACAACTTTAACTGCAGCCTTTCATAAAGAAGTTCCTTGtgattttgaattatttttaaatgataaaaaatatgaatgtgAATGGAAATCTGCtaatggaaaaaatgtttctgCTGCATGGTATGCAGTATTTGAAAAAGCCTTGGATgatgattataaaaaaatattcttgaaATTTGAAGGGAATCATCATGAATTTAAACCATCAATAAAATCTTCGAGTGAATGGATCTATGAAAGTACAACTTTGAGTGGAAATCATAATAATCCAAAATTAAATGAACAGTTGGAAAATTATCAAACACTAGCAAAAATGGAGCCTTGTAACAAATGGGCCCGGTTAACGAGTATACACTTGATGTTAAATATAAATCCAATAGGGGATAATTCAAAGATTATAAAAGAATTTGGTGAATTAATAAGGATTGATCCACTTAGAGCTAATTATTACAAGGACATGT GTAGCAAATATActctttattataatttaaatccAATAGATGTTGAACCAGATGGAAGTGATAATGCTTGTGATATTAATTTGTCGAATTTAGAATTGACAAGTATTTCCAGTCAAGAACCTTATTTGACATTTTATCGTGAAGTAAATTTTAGCAATAATTGTATTGAGAATAGACTTCATCAGCTGTATACATTACAGCAGTGCGTGAAGCTTGacttgtcaaaaaataatataagttcTATAAAATCATTCCCGACTTTGCATAATTTAAGGGTCTTATTGCTACatgaaaatcaaataaataacTATGAAGAGGTTTGTGATCTAATACAAAGACACAATTTGACAAAAATAGATTTGCAAGGAAATCCTTTTCTTGATAAAGAATCACTAGTCAGCAAGATCAAGAATATTTCTTCAGATGTGGAGGTGGTGGCTTaa
- the LOC100114857 gene encoding transcription factor A, mitochondrial yields the protein MSVFRLFSFSNNSVKSCRNLLCSSFLEQRALISGKTIKQLGIPTPPKRPCTPYIRFFQNIRPKIKENNPDLNPKELVKVVAQEWAKYDPEKKKLLQKEFLSELEVYLKNFEAYKQSITPEQQNLINSTKEKEKQAKEQARIHSKKESLGKPKKPPTGFLKFLMERKSQKDESLKYTDWVRQLAREWEMIPEERKDQYKEETKIALDKYKSDMLAWEESMIRQGHIDVVRNKELLEISSTKKQSSKTTA from the exons ATGTCAGTTTTTCGACTTTTTAGTTTTAGTAACAATAGCGTTAAAAGTTGCCGAAATCTTTTATGCTCAAG CTTTTTAGAACAGCGAGCTCTCATTTCTGGTAAAACCATCAAGCAGTTAGGTATTCCTACACCTCCAAAACGACCATGCACTCCATACATcagattttttcaaaatataaggCCAAAGataaaggaaaataacccAGACTTGAACCCAAAGGAATTAGTTAAAGTGGTTGCTCAAGAATGGGCCAAATATGATccagaaaagaaaaaattgttgCAAAAAGAGTTTCTTTCCGAGTTGGAGGTTtatcttaaaaattttgaagcttatAAACAAAGTATAACACCAGAACAACAAAACCTTATCAATAGTacgaaggaaaaagaaaagcaagcTAAAGAACAAGCTCGAATTCATAGT AAAAAAGAGAGCTTGGGTAAACCAAAGAAACCACCAACTggttttctaaaatttttgatggaaAGAAAGTCACAAAAAGatgaaagtttaaaatatact GACTGGGTGAGACAATTAGCACGAGAATGGGAAATGATACCAGAAGAGAGGAAAGACCAGTACAAAGAAGAAACTAAAATTGCCTTGGATAAGTATAAATCAGATATGTTAGCTTGGGAAGAAAGTATGATTAGACAAGGACATATTGATGTTGTTAGAAATAAAGAACTTCTTGAGATTTCATCGACTAAGAAGCAATCAAGTAAAACTACTGCATGA